AATTTAGCAACTGTATGGTTAAACATCATGTAAACGcttaaattttcttttttttattctaatgatGGTTAAAGGATGGATTTCATGTTCGGTGCCTTCATTTCTACCTTCACACTTCATCCCTCAGGTCTCTGTTTATCTCCGAGTGGTCCTCAGATGTGTCCCTGGAGGGAAAGACAGCCATCGTGACTGGGGCTAACGTTGGCATTGGAAAAGAGACGGCCAAGGACCTGGCCAGAAGAGGCAAGTGATCAGAGCAGCATGTTTAAAGACAGAATAACGAGTGATTAAAAGTGACATGTTCTTTGTGGAAAAGATTTAATAATGAAAAGCTTgggcaagaaaaacaaatcaagtgtTAAACAGTTTTTCTGAAGCCAATAATGCTCATGAAAATGGGTTCCTgctatttttaaatatgagaGAGTTAAAATCATGAGATCAGAGAGTGCTGCCTTATGCGGTGACAGACAAACACTCAGACGCTTAGGCTCAACTTCACCTCACCGTGATCAGATTTCAACGTGCATGCTCATGCAAGCACGCACACCAGTAAGAGGCATTAATCTCGGCAGGTGCCCGGGTGATTTTGGCGTGCAGAGACATGGCAAAGGCAGAGCAGGCCGTCCGTGACATCATGAGGGAAGTGGAGGGGGCCAGGGTGGTCGCCAAGCAACTGGATCTCGCTGACACCAAGTCGATCTGCCTGTTTGCCGAGAACGTCTACAACAgtgggttacacacacacacacacacacacacacacacacacacacacacacacacacacacacacacacacacacacacacacacacacacacacacacacagtaacataaACTCCCAAATACAGCATTAGATATATAGACTCAGGTAACCGATATTCTGTTTCCCAGGTGAGAAGTCTCTTCACTTCCTGATCAACAATGCAGGCGTGGCTATTTGCCCTCATGCCACGACGGTGGATGGATACGAGTTGCAGTTTGGAGTCAATCACTTGGGTAGGAGATGGAAATAGTGTAAGAAATTCATCTGCATCAGGTCTGGGGGGTTGTCACTGTATTAAGCTATAGGCAGGGGCGTCAAAAGGAATTTTGGGGGCCACTAAATTGATAGAAATGCCTGTTGCCCTAGTTTGCATCAAAAGACCAAATGATCAACCATCTTCTTTCACTGTCTGTTCTCATCACCGTGTAAATCTTTTGTGCATTTATTAAAAGTTGCATATAATTGTAAATGCTTTACACTTTTTCAATCTGTGTACTTCCACcccccctgtcctccctctcaagGCCATTTCTTCCTGACCTTCCTGTTACTCGACTTGCTGAAGCACTCTGCCCCATCCCGCGTCATCAACGTGTCGTCGGTGGCTCACGCCATGGGCAGGATCCACTTCGAGGACCTCAGCGGCGAGAAGGACTACCACCCCGTGCGGGCGTACGCACAGAGCAAGCTGGCCAACGTCCTGTTCACCAGAGAGCTGGCCAAGAGGACTGAGGGTAGTAACGGGAACATGCAGCGTGGatgtttatctctctctttgtgtctctccgTCACCGCATTAAAAATTGTAAATGCGTCTCTTGTGAGTGTGAGGGTCTCATGCTTCTACCACTAATGCTTTGGGCGTGAAGACACATGTTTGTCGGAAACAGCCATCTTAATGAACCAAAGCTCACTGGACTTAGGTTGTCATTGTCAtctatataaaaaaacatatagatATTTAAAAATCGAATACAAGATAATGAACTGGAGTTACCGTGCCATGGATTCTGGTTTTGACCCCATGCAAACCTGCATTTGACTAATTATACACTATTCTctaggtttttctttctttcacgcttttattttcatattttgttggGATATATCCCCCCCACGTCGAGCCATGTTAAAGGAACCCCTGTCCTTTTCCCCTCCAGCCCTTGGTGTGACGACTTACTCCGTGGACCCCGGGACGGTGAAGACTGAAATAACCAGGCACATAAGGCGCCCTCTTTTGGACGTAATCAAGACCGTCGGCGTGCTGTTCAGGACCCCCGCAGAGGGGGCCTACACCACCATCTACTGCACCGTCACCCCTGAGAACCTGCTGCACACCGGAGGACACTACAAGTCAGTGGGAAATGTTTTGTACCCAGTTCGACCAGTTCAAATCACACAAGTCACTTGAcaagttacaaaataaaaacagacatcatCATGTGACATTAAATTagatgaggagaagagggagtgGCTGTTTAAATAATTGGAAGAGAATCCAAATGTTATGATGTAATGTACAAAGGTGGTAATAACTGTATTTCCCACAtccatttccttttcttcccttAATTTACTTTCCTTATGTAAtcctttctctttcccttcctTTCCTAATATTTTTTGCCTTCCCTTTCATctccttccttttccttctgttttccttttctttcttttcctttcctttcccctatgctttctttttccctttccttATGTTTCCTTATGTGTCCCTTTCCTGTCCTTTCCCTGCAGGGACTGTGCCAGTGCAAAGGGCTGCCGGGCAGGTCAGGATGATGGCATTGCCTTAAAGCTGTGGGCTGTGAGCTGCCACCTGCTGGGCATCTGctggagataaacctgcagagTTTTACATATGCACATATGCTCCCCTCCTACATGCTATGAATCAATATCCCCACGCTCATAGAGTGACGACGTCAATGCCACATATGtgatgttattggatttgctGAATGCTGAACATGTGACGGGGTCGATGGACCAACTGGACTGAAGCGTCTGATTGGTGAAAGTCATGTGTGATGAAAGCTACAAATAGATTGCGGAGAAGGAGAAGGTCAGAGCTGCTGCTAATAAACAAAACCATGAGTGATAAATCCAAACTGCTGACTGGTCTGGACTGGTTTGTTGTTTTACGTGAAAAAGCaaagacaacacacaacaagcaTCGAATTCGCACAGCTCCTGCTCCGAAGAAGTTATTCAACATTTACCAagatttcttgttttcattttttttcttccagtgtTAGAGCTAATTTTGGAAATCCTCATGACTGGGATTAGGAATTAGCAATTGGTCCAATCTGACtttagagtaaaaaaacaagttggagTATTATCAGTATGATACAGTTGAATTTTACATGCATATAGCACCAAATtccaacatacattatctcaaaggACTTAAGGTTTTTTCCTGTTGagactttttttctctcctcattgTGAGAAcagttgtgtttctctataattttctCTCCAATTTACAActtaaagtgctttgagataataTATGTTGTCATTCGGCGCTATAAacataaaattgaattgaaattatTTGACATACTTTCAAATTATTGTACCAGCATGCTCCAAGATTACAGTATCACAATATTTAAATTCAGTACTGATCATAAAACAATAGCGTTAaatctaaaaaatataaatgaaagtaaaaataaaagtctaaaGTGTATTATAagttgaataataataataattgttgttattattattatcaggaCACTGGCCACATAAGAAATTAAGCAGAACaatttataaaaactaaaataaaactaatcGAAAAtggagatttaaaagaggaaaggGGGGCTCTCAAATCAAAAGCTCCATCTCACTTCCTGGGAGGAGTAAAGCAGAAAACTTCTATCATGAAGAAATGGATCCAGTGTGAGCATCaaccaggagaggagaggagtgcaCGGTGATTATAATTCAAcatatttacttttatatttacaaatgttGTTCATACAGCTCCTCTCCCAAATAGACGCTTGCACAGCATCAGCACCCTGAcatatactctctctctctctctctct
This portion of the Hippoglossus stenolepis isolate QCI-W04-F060 chromosome 19, HSTE1.2, whole genome shotgun sequence genome encodes:
- the si:dkey-73n8.3 gene encoding retinol dehydrogenase 11 is translated as MQAVRSLFISEWSSDVSLEGKTAIVTGANVGIGKETAKDLARRGARVILACRDMAKAEQAVRDIMREVEGARVVAKQLDLADTKSICLFAENVYNSEKSLHFLINNAGVAICPHATTVDGYELQFGVNHLGHFFLTFLLLDLLKHSAPSRVINVSSVAHAMGRIHFEDLSGEKDYHPVRAYAQSKLANVLFTRELAKRTEALGVTTYSVDPGTVKTEITRHIRRPLLDVIKTVGVLFRTPAEGAYTTIYCTVTPENLLHTGGHYKDCASAKGCRAGQDDGIALKLWAVSCHLLGICWR